Proteins from one Penicillium digitatum chromosome 2, complete sequence genomic window:
- a CDS encoding MFS sugar transporter, putative encodes MPDPSGNDAVGGMTENITGEIKNPLAGIPHTQLMADVTVYATEYDLEDILPLLQKGALVAQSPAGIDEISELNDDDRRVLYEEHNRRWKHPFALYYTIVLNSISAAIQGWDQTGSNGANLTFDVQFGIPNNSPKCPDPKTCKRNQWIVGFINGTPYITICLFVAWLSDPLNHILGRRGTIFLAAIFSLLAPLGSSLTQHWGELVACRVLLGLGMGLKEVTVPVYSAENAPTNIRGGLVMSWQLWTAFGIFLGTCANLIVVNTGEIAWRLQLGSAFIPAVPLLIGIWFCPESPRWLMTKKNHKKAFASLLRLRNSPLQAARDLYLIHAQLEKEKQLITESGFSKSDNVFIRFVELFTVPRLRRAVQASGIVMIAQQMCGINIISFYSSTIFQLAGASNIEALLASFGFGLINFVFAWPAVWTIDTFGRRGLLLFTFPQMCWTLLAAGFCFWIPTSSNAHIGLIAFFIYLFDAFYSPGEGPVPFTYSAEVFPLSHREVGMAWAVATNNFWAAVISLTFPWMLRKFTPQGAFGFYAGLNLIAFAMIFFFMPETMQRSLEELDFVFGVPTRTHAKYQLTKVLPWWIKRYVLMRKDAVCPELYQVTQDYAAAPGIVGDSENHVKTDENEHHTEHV; translated from the exons ATGCCCGATCCAAGCGGAAACGATGCGGTTGGGGG AATGACCGAGAATATTACCGGGGA GATCAAAAACCCCCTCGCCGGAATCCCTCACACTCAGCTTATGGCGGATGTGACGGTTTATGCTACTGAATACGACCTTGAGGACATTCTGCCCCTCTTGCAGAAAGGCGCTTTGGTAGCTCAGTCCCCGGCGGGGATTGATGAAATCTCCGAACTCAATGATGATGACCGTCGTGTTCTTTACGAGGAGCACAATCGGCGTTGGAAACACCCGTTTGCGTTGTACTACACCATCGTTCTCAACTCAATCTCGGCAGCTATTCAAGGCTGGGATCAGACTG GTTCGAACGGTGCTAATCTGACCTTCGATGTCCAATTCGGCATTCCAAACAACTCGCCTAAATGTCCTGACCCAAAGACCTGCAAGCGTAACCAGTGGATTGTTGGGTTTATCAATGGGACTCCATACATTACCATTTGTCTATT TGTTGCGTGGCTCTCTGACCCTCTGAACCATATTCTCGGCCGTCGTGGCACAATCTTCTTGGCCGCAATCTTCAGTCTACTAGCCCCATTGGGCTCCAGTCTCACTCAACATTGGGGTGAGCTCGTTGCCTGTCGTGTTCTTCTAGGACTTGGTATGGGTCTCAAGGAAGTCACAGTTCCTGTTTACTCAGCTG AAAACGCACCGACAAATATTCGTGGCGGCCTAGTTATGTCATGGCAGCTTTGGACGGCCTTCGGTATCTTCCTTGGAACGTGCGCGAACCTCATTGTGGTCAACACCGGTGAGATTGCTTGGAGACTACAGCTAGGCTCTGCATTTATTCCAGCTGTGCCACTGCTTATTGGTATCTGGTTTTGCCCCGAGTCTCCGCGGTGGTTGATGACCAAGAAGAACCACAAGAAAGCCTTTGCGTCTCTTCTCAGACTGCGGAACAGCCCTTTACAGGCTGCTAGAGATTTGTATTTGATTCACGCCCagctggagaaggagaagcagTTGATTACTGAGTCGGGATTCTCCAAGAGTGACAATGTGTTCATCCGTTTTGTGGAATTGTTCACGGTACCCCGTCTGCGTCGTGCCGTCCAAGCCTCTGGCATTGTAATGATCGCCCAGCAAATGTGTGGAA TCAACATCATCTCATTCTACTCCTCAACTATCTTTCAACTGGCCGGTGCTTCCAACATCGAAGCACTTCTTGCATCATTCGGGTTTGGCCTTATCAACTTCGTGTTTGCCTGGCCCGCCGTGTGGACAATTGATACATTTGGCAGACGAGGCTTGCTCCTTTTCACCTTCCCTCAAATGTGCTGGACACTTCTCGCAGCTGGGTTCTGTTTCTGGATTCCCACAAGCAGTAACGCGCACATTGGATTGATCGCATTCTTCATCTACCTCTTTGATGCATTCTACTCCCCCGGAGAGGGACCTGTTCCATTCACCTACTCTGCCGAGGTGTTTCCGCTGTCTCACCGTGAAGTGGGAATGGCCTGGGCGGTTGCAACCAACAACTTCTGGGCTGCTGTTATCTCGCTGACATTCCCATGGATGCTGCGAAAATTCACTCCGCAAGGTGCGTTTGGGTTCTATGCTGGCTTGAATCTCATTGCGTTTGCTATGATATTCTTCTTTATGCCAGAAACCATGCAGCGCTCGCTTGAGGAATTGGACTTTGTGTTTGGCGTCCCGACCCGAACTCATGCCAAGTACCAACTGACCAAGGTCCTCCCGTGGTGGATTAAGAGGTATGTTCTGATGCGCAAGGATGCGGTCTGCCCCGAACTTTACCAGGTCACCCAAGATTATGCCGCAGCCCCCGGCATCGTTGGTGATTCAGAGAACCATGTGAAGACCGACGAGAATGAGCATCACACCGAACATGTTTAA
- a CDS encoding ribonuclease P/MRP protein subunit POP8, which produces MTDDAHNDMEIDTEISLMENAKRKAPEPKPKTIHFTSRNPPWTYLKLKLVSQPGSTSQHLDAVSARTYLSSALSQFLGLTGAAIPIDILKIETGPPSTTKLDIVWIRVPREDASAVVSAVSSWIGSGNNSAGSGDVAWRVCAKGNFLGALVAGSGADLFVP; this is translated from the exons ATGACAGACGATGCACACAATGACATGGAAATTGACACGGAAATTTCTTTAATGGAAAATGCTAAGCGCAAAGCGCCAGAGCCAAAGCCAAAAACCATTCATTTCACGTCGCGCAATCCACCCTGGACATACCTAAAGCTCAAGCT TGTTTCCCAGCCAGGAAGCACGTCACAACACCTCGATGCCGTCTCCGCACGAACCTACCTCTCCTCCGCGTTGTCGCAATTCCTCGGCCTGACAGGAGCAGCCATTCCGATCGACATCCTGAAGATTGAGACTGGACCCCCATCAACCACAAAACTCGATATTGTGTGGATTCGAGTTCCTCGCGAGGATGCCTCGGCCGTCGTGAGCGCAGTGAGCTCGTGGATTGGCAGCGGAAATAACTCAGCAGGCTCTGGGGATGTTGCATGGAGGGTTTGTGCCAAAGGAAATTTTCTTGGTGCCCTGGTTGCCGGCTCTGGGGCCGACTTGTTCGTTCCCTAG
- a CDS encoding Bestrophin-like, with protein MTDGHSAPPADTPALAPAADSTAAPVPADVRSHVHHQTAPTHDKEQVSSFGRITPRPTFLGNLATSRDTQFQLDRRNSSELERYFHGPRNMEKHSKWPIMMRMHGSIMPKMIIPLLTVTIWSTAITVFSKTVHDIGINNILLTVLGFVVGLSLSFRSSTAYERWADGRKYWSQLIQTSRNLSRTIWINTGEREGEEGKEDLLRKLSALNLILGFAVSLKHKLRFEPDIAYDDLAGLAGHLDTFARDAHDRMVVNPPPKTIWKSAGEYLGVSFAESNPRKYVKRSKKPLGHLPLEILNHLSAYIDSCVANGTITSTLHQGQAITMMATLNEVLTGTERVLDTPLPTAYSIAIAQISWIYILVLPFQLYNALEWITIPASIVAAYIILGLATIGSEIENPFGHDVNDLPLDTYCRQIAVEIDIMTATPRPTVNDFMSRADNLVLFPLSQLGYPEWKERSVEEIREALRTKVVANPSSSASDTSTIVENLPPKTTASSV; from the exons ATGACGGACGGCCACAGTGCCCCTCCAGCTGATACACCGGCACTGGCACCAGCAGCAGACAGCACTGCTGCGCCGGTCCCGGCAGATGTACGCTCGCACGTCCATCATCAGACGGCGCCAACCCATGACAAGGAGCAGGTCTCCTCTTTTGGCCGCATTACCCCTCGACCGACATTCTTGGGTAATCTAGCTACCTCGCGTGACACGCAATTCCAGCTAGATCGACGGAATTCGAGTGAGTTGGAGCGATACTTT CATGGCCCCCGGAACATGGAAAAACATTCCAAGTGGCCCATCATGATGCGAATGCACGGCAGCATCATGCCAAAAATGATCATCCCACTTCTGACGGTCACTATTTGGTCGACCGCTATTACTGTCTTTTCCAAAACCGTTCATGACA TTGGTATCAACAACATCCTGCTCACCGTGCTGGGTTTCGTGGTGGGTTTGTCTTTGTCATTCCGCAGCTCAACTGCATATGAGAG ATGGGCAGATGGGCGTAAATATTGGTCCCAGCTCATTCAAACGTCTCGCAACCTCTCGCGTACAATTTGGATCAATACTGGCGAGagagaaggggaagaagGGAAAGAAGACCTTTTAAGAAAACT CTCCGCGTTGAACCTCATTTTGGGCTTTGCTGTCTCCCTTAAACACAAACTCCGCTTCGAGCCCGATATCGCATACGATGATCTGGCTGGCCTGGCGGGACACCTCGACACTTTTGCCCGTGATGCTCACGACCGCATGGTTGTCAACCCTCCGCCTAAAACTATTTGGAAGTCCGCAGGAGAGTACCTGGGTGTGTCCTTCGCCGAGTCAAACCCTCGGAAGTATGTCAAGCGCTCCAAGAAGCCTCTTGGACATTTGCCCCTGGAGATTCTTAACCATCTGTCCGCCTATATCGATTCATGCGTAGCCAACGGCACTATAACTTCAACTCTGCATCAGGGACAAGCCA TCACCATGATGGCCACCTTGAATGAGGTTTTGACTGGCACAGAACGTGTCCTGGACACCCCCTTGCCTACCGCATACAGCATTGCCATTGCTCAGATTTCGTGGATCTACATCCTGGTCCTTCCATTCCAGCTTTACAATGCCTTGGAATGGATCACCATCCCCGCATCCATCG TGGCTGCCTATATCATCCTCGGCTTGGCTACAATCGGCAGTGAAATCGAGAACCCTTTCGGCCACGATGTCAATGATCTTCCACTGGACACCTACTGCCGGCAGATCGCCGTCGAAATCGACATCATGACTGCCACTCCCCGGCCCACTGTCAATGACTTCATGTCACGCGCTGACAACCTCGTTCTATTCCCTCTTAGTCAGTTGGGATACCCTGAATGGAAAGAGCGAAGCGTCGAGGAAATTCGTGAGGCACTACGAACCAAGGTGGTTGCCAATCCATCATCTTCAGCGTCAGATACATCTACAATCGTGGAAAATCTTCCCCCCAAGACCACCGCGTCATCAGTCTGA
- a CDS encoding Glutathione synthetase, putative produces MAESIYNNYPPDLSPAQQKFLVTSVKDWAIQNGLAVRPSPAIIPTGVDSNGVLATNAPVTLFPSPFPRVCFEEATALQEIYNELYAMITCNEEWLGNIVEGLIEVDDFVSNLWKVHLDVRKEGYVQNLSLGLFRSDYMAHILPTGAPALKQVEFNTISSSFGGLSALVRKMHTELLASPPGSSINYPAHPLLQSETPAENNAVETLSAGLAAAHEAYGVSKSTPALPLCILFIVQETERNVFDQHALSTQLKTVHNIPVFRVASVDVLDQTSIPSSSSSRPLLYQPPHSPNSTFEVTTVYLRAYYSPDEYKSSRDWLARTHLERSAAIKCPTVLNQLSGCKKVQQVLAEPTGPDHLSSFLKGIETTLVERVRDTFAPQYDLSVNSQGRDLALNPETALNHVLKPQREGGGNNVYKSDIPDFLHSIPESDWRGWVLMELINPAANAQNVALRNDGEVIRGDVISELGVYGTILWENTGKILHNEQGGYLLRTKGKEVNEGGVAAGFSSLDSALLF; encoded by the exons ATGGCAGAATCAATTTATAACAACTATCCGCCAGACTTGTCGCCAGCTCAACAAAAGTTTCTTGTCACATCTGTGAAAGACTGGGCTATCCAAAACGGTCTTGCTGTTCGACCATCCCCAGCAATCATCCCAACTGGGGTAGATTCGAATGGGGTGCTGGCTACAAATGCGCCAGTGACGTTGTTCCCCAGTCCATTTCCCAGAGTTTGCTTCGAGGAAGCGACTGCTCTCCAAGAGATCTACAACGAACTTTATGCTATGATTACATGCAATGAAGAATGGCTAGGAAATATCGTGGAAGG GCTTATTGAAgttgatgactttgtctcGAATTTGTGGAAGGTTCATCTGGACGTGCGAAAAGAGGGATATGTTCAGAACCTGTCATTGGGCCTCTTCCGGTCCGATTATATGGCCCATATTCTGCCTACGGGCGCTCCGGCTCTAAAGCAGGTTGAGTTCAACACGATCTCGTCATCTTTTGGAGGTCTTTCAGCTCTTGTGCGAAAAATGCATACCGAGCTTCTGGCCTCGCCGCCGGGTTCATCAATCAATTATCCGGCCCATCCCCTGCTACAATCCGAAACTCCAGCAGAGAACAACGCAGTGGAAACGCTCTCAGCAGGTTTGGCAGCAGCTCATGAGGCCTATGGAGTGTCCAAGTCCACCCCGGCCCTTCCTCTTTGTATTCTCTTCATAGTCCAGGAGACGGAAAGGAACGTTTTTGATCAGCATGCACTCTCGACACAGCTCAAGACAGTTCACAACATCCCAGTGTTCCGTGTGGCTAGCGTCGATGTCTTGGATCAGACATCCATTCCCAGCTCGAGCTCCTCGCGGCCGTTGTTGTACCAGCCGCCTCACTCTCCCAACTCAACATTCGAGGTAACAACTGTTTATCTTCGAGCCTACTATTCACCAGACGAATACAAATCTAGCCGTGACTGGCTGGCCCGAACTCACTTGGAGCGCTCTGCGGCGATCAAGTGTCCTACAGTGCTCAATCAGCTGTCTGGCTGCAAGAAAGTCCAGCAGGTCTTAGCAGAGCCGACAGGACCAGATCATCTCTCAAGCTTCTTAAAGGGTATTGAAACTACCCTTGTTGAAAGAGTCCGAGATACCTTCGCCCCGCAATATGACCTGTCTGTCAACAGTCAAGGCCGCGATCTAGCCCTAAATCCAGAGACAGCTCTGAACCATGTTCTCAAGCCACAGCGTGAGGGGGGTGGCAACAATGTCTACAAATCCGACATCCCAGACTTTTTGCACTCCATTCCAGAATCTGACTGGAGAGGCTGGGTGCTTATGGAACTCATCAACCCTGCAGCCAATGCCCAGAATGTTGCCTTGCGAAATGATGGTGAGGTCATTCGGGGAGATGTCATCTCTGAGCTTGGTGTCTATGGTACGATTCTTTGGGAGAACACAGGGAAAATTTTACACAATGAACAAGGCGGGTATCTATTGAGGACTAAAGGGAAAGAGGTGAATGAAGGTGGTGTAGCCGCAGGATTCTCCAGCTTGGACAGTGCCCTTTTGTTTTAG
- a CDS encoding SNF2 family helicase/ATPase, putative: MSSTKDPWDWTVDETVKFLCHDEPGDWSYNLACPDLVALEISLRENSISGLMFLEITDNHVKELGIKTIAQRHYVLKASKWLQRRSPKYQLEQQQQPPLRNPPKALLNEEQLSPKCNNEPIHTNPLFDVSVNTNTSLDDPVGSTILGHSSNLTPLLDGLSPAHTERKKPRRMETTIVERPPILSLMEARSPHELPAPKCAFGNDAFFDHLVKAYPPNDADVLSSLGESSSEGEYDTETREEMQEDEGQSYLDIPPDASGTLEDAEFNEIVDEYIDSRRSQFVETRLPKEQPKALQIWIRGQKFPSMKSQISARVAHLEKRCQALRQALAEAQHSTRSSLIQACACLDPTVIDICLDEWKLSVLDQTTSPAKVAHPPRPPRPKKSKVNSDGEETLDSDSDSVHDTGEETLSLDSDSVREIGEDEDDESSEQSEDSLAPVLISDVEDGEIAQDEEEPRPRAAYQYGPFRDYSSDEDLSHLFYKEENYEPPAAKRRRLEKNSPIQDHPSSTLMPMKILPFDRDVALYSKECESEDQMAANACPISPTRLNTHEFIDLTSDNGSETDEALCVFDHVCSMMWRIIEESGNRLHLVAKALTGLPNNRINELSTFLGSYMSCLYREYARDALKHMSDDSSVIEEMDPEESHSAMLMTAMFVSWINLIQVPHGAFTAKEVNAALVMIEKDDEDQFASFLNCLNDLLKEYKRWLTFPLRVQSDESSPDIQRNRGKWKLTDVKITLTRAQKEGQERQNKQAEAKRALLASRFARGHVGKENPPRPVSFRIPMICLDPYIAQYVKSYQLSGIQFMFREIIENKREEGCLLAHTMGLGKTMQVISLLVTISNAGASEDPSIRDQIPEQLRQSKTLLLCPASLIQNWCDEFEMWSPQNHNLGKVRSIPATNPTLDRTQEICTWNDEGGILILSYNIFRNIVKEKAETNEDQSQQPANEMVKSWVLNSPTLVVVDEAQNLRNHESQIAEAASRLRTRKRIALTGTPISNGLEDYYWMVDWVAPQYLGEFPDFNDQFIKPIENGSQIDSTKSDRREALQRQELFLRIINPKVQRADMSALTNDLPPKYEYSVYFEPTTLQKAVYNILIKGVAQNEAGVRSELMSWLPLLKLCCNHPALFKTDLESRKTKSACGKQISPSSDAPVAILGFSMPVEPQVMPRSMLSELDDVFKDIPNLLDPGLSSRVAILNEILDQAIAIGDKILVFSSSIPTLKYLAEVMDGAQRKYALLQGNVTPAQRPEVVRRFNNDPSTYVFLISTKAGGLGLNIQAANRVVIFDFQFNPTWEQQAIGRAYRIGQKKKVFVYRMVAAGTVEEKIYNKTIFKSQLASRLLDDEHVARMGSKALERYLVPWQASVHKGGIDETAFATDPQMMGRLKAKCGESILSAKLCVDEIDPEDRLTAQEQQSVEDQLKLRRLHFESLGS, encoded by the exons ATGTCTTCAACCAAAGACCCTTGGGACTGGACAGTCGACGAGACTGTCAAATTTCTCTGCCATGACGAGCCTGGTGACTGGTCGTACAATTTGGCTTGCCCGGATCTCGTGGCTCTGGAGATCTCTCTCCGAGAAAATTCCATCTCAGGCTTAATGTTTCTCGAGATCACAGACAATCATGTGAAAGAGCTAGGCATAAAGACTATTGCACAACGCCATTATGTCCTGAAAGCCAGTAAATGGTTGCAGCGACGATCGCCGAAGTACCAGTtggagcagcagcagcagcctccTCTTCGCAATCCTCCCAAAGCACTTCTCAACGAAGAGCAACTCTCACCAAAATGCAATAATGAGCCCATACACACCAACCCCCTTTTTGATGTTTCAGTTAACACCAACACCTCTCTTGATGATCCTGTCGGATCCACCATTCTTGGTCATTCCTCCAACCTCACCCCTCTTCTCGATGGGCTTTCACCGGCCCATACagagagaaagaaacctCGTCGGATGGAGACCACTATCGTTGAAAGACCGCCCATATTATCTCTCATGGAGGCACGCTCCCCCCACGAACTACCTGCTCCGAAGTGCGCCTTTGGGAACGATGCTTTTTTTGACCATCTTGTGAAGGCTTATCCCCCAAACGATGCTGATGTTCTCTCATCTCTTGGGGAATCCAGCTCTGAGGGTGAATATGATACAGAGACTCGTGAGGAAATGCAAGAGGATGAAGGGCAATCCTACCTGGACATTCCCCCGGATGCTTCGGGGACTCTGGAAGATGCCGAGTTCAACGAAATCGTCGATGAATACATTGATTCACGGAGATCCCAGTTCGTCGAAACTCGGTTACCAAAAGAGCAGCCGAAAGCGCTTCAAATTTGGATCAGAGGTCAAAAGTTCCCGAGCATGAAAAGCCAAATTTCGGCACGGGTCGCCCACCTGGAGAAACGGTGTCAAGCACTTCGCCAAGCACTCGCTGAGGCGCAACACTCAACACGCTCGTCTTTAATCCAAGCATGTGCATGCCTCGACCCCACCGTGATTGACATTTGCTTAGATGAATGGAAGCTTTCCGTTCTCGATCAAACTACCTCGCCGGCAAAGgttgctcatcctccacgACCCCCGCGGCCAAAAAAGTCCAAGGTAAATTCAGACGGCGAAGAGACTTTAGACTCGGATTCAGATTCCGTGCACGACACCGGAGAAGAGACTCTGAGTTTAGATTCGGATTCCGTGCGTGAGATcggagaagatgaggatgatgaatcATCAGAACAATCGGAAGACAGTCTTGCTCCTGTCCTTATATCTGATGTTGAAGACGGTGAGATTGCACAGGATGAAGAGGAGCCACGTCCTCGCGCAGCTTATCAATATGGACCGTTCCGCGACTACTCTTCAGATGAGGACCTCAGCCATCTTTTCTACAAAGAAGAGAATTACGAGCCCCCAGCCGCGAAAAGGCGCCGCCTGGAGAAAAACAGCCCCATCCAAGATCACCCAAGTTCAACACTGATGCCTATGAAAATTCTCCCGTTTGATCGGGACGTGGCCCTGTACTCGAAGGAATGTGAATCAGAGGATCAAATGGCAGCAAACGCCTGTCCCATCAGCCCGACGCGCCTCAACACACATGAGTTTATTGACTTGACGAGTGACAACGGCAGTGAAACTGATGAGGCTTTGTGTGTTTTTGACCATGTCTGTTCTATGATGTGGAGAATCATTGAGGAGAGTGGAAACCGACTTCACCTGGTAGCGAAGGCCCTCACGGGTCTGCCGAACAACCGGATCAATGAGCTTTCCACATTCCTCGGATCTTATATGTCCTGCCTTTATCGAGAATATGCGCGAGATGCGCTCAAACACATGTCCGACGATTCATCAGTGATCGAGGAAATGGATCCCGAGGAGAGCCATTCTGCAATGTTAATGACCGCCATGTTTGTGTCCTGGATTAATCTTATTCAAGTCCCTCATGGCGCCTTTACAGCAAAAGAAGTCAATGCTGCGCTTGTGATGATAGAAAAGGACGATGAAGATCAATTTGCATCATTCTTGAACTGCCTCAATGACCTTCTCAAAGAATACAAGAGATGGCTAACTTTTCCACTTCGTGTTCAATCCGACGAATCGAGCCCAGATATTCAGCGCAACCGCGGCAAGTGGAAATTGACCGACGTCAAAATCACGCTGACTCGGGCTCAGAAGGAAGGCCAAGAACGGCAGAACAAACAAGCTGAAGCTAAAAGAGCATTGCTTGCGTCTCGATTTGCCCGAGGACACGTTGGGAAAGAAAATCCACCAAGGCCGGTTTCTTTCCGGATTCCCATGATATGCCTGGACCCCTACATCGCGCAATATGTCAAATCCTACCAGCTCTCTGGAATTCAATTTATGTTCCGAGAAATTATCGAgaacaaaagagaagaagggtgTTTGCTAGCCCACACTATGGGGTTGGGCAAGACGATGCAAGT AATATCACTTCTTGTTACCATCTCCAATGCAGGAGCATCAGAAGACCCGTCAATTCGTGATCAAATTCCTGAACAGTTGCGACAGTCAAAAACTCTGCTCCTGTGCCCAGCATCCCTGATCCAAAACTGGTGTGATGAGTTTGAAATGTGGTCCCCCCAGAACCACAATCTTGGCAAGGTTCGGTCAATTCCGGCAACAAACCCGACCCTTGACCGAACCCAAGAGATTTGCACATGGAACGATGAGGGTGGTATACTGATACTCAGCTACAACATCTTCCGTAATATTGTCAAGGAAAAAGCAGAAACAAATGAGGACCAGTCACAGCAACCGGCCAACGAAATGGTCAAGAGCTGGGTGTTGAACAGCCCAACTCTTGTTGTGGTCGACGAAGCTCAGAATTTGCGCAACCATGAAAGCCAGATTGCCGAGGCAGCATCCCGCTTGCGCACAAGAAAACGGATTGCCCTCACTGGCACTCCGATATCCAATGGGTTAGAAGATTACTATTGGATGGTGGATTGGGTTGCCCCCCAGTACCTGGGAGAGTTTCCCGATTTCAATGATCAATTCATCAAGCCAATCGAAAATGGCTCGCAGATTGACAGCACCAAATCTGACCGAAGAGAGGCGCTCCAGCGCCAGGAGCTGTTCCTTCGCATCATCAATCCCAAAGTACAGCGAGCGGACATGTCCGCACTAACAAACGACCTGCCACCGAAGTACGAGTACTCTGTTTACTTCGAGCCGACAACCCTCCAAAAAGCTGTGTACAACATCTTAATCAAAGGTGTAGCACAAAACGAAGCGGGTGTCCGCTCGGAGCTTATGTCTTGGCTCCCTCTTCTCAAGCTTTGCTGTAACCACCCGGCCCTTTTCAAGACGGATCTAGAGTCCCGGAAGACCAAAAGTGCATGTGGCAAGCAAATAAGTCCTAGCAGTGATGCTCCCGTTGCCATTCTCGGCTTTAGCATGCCCGTCGAACCGCAAGTCATGCCAAGGTCAATGCTATCTGAACTAGATGATGTGTTCAAGGACATTCCTAACTTGCTGGATCCCGGCTTATCCAGCCGAGTGGCAATTCTCAATGAGATTCTCGATCAGGCAATCGCAATTGGGGACAAAATCCTCGTCTTTTCCTCCAGCATTCCAACACTGAAGTATCTGGCGGAAGTGATGGACGGAGCGCAGAGAAAGTATGCTCTCCTACAGGGCAACGTGACTCCGGCTCAGCGTCCCGAGGTAGTTCGGAGATTCAACAACGATCCCTCGACCTACGTCTTTCTTATTTCTACCAAAGCTGGTGGCCTTGGCTTGAACATTCAGGCTGCGAACCGAGTTGTCATTTTCGATTTCCAGTTCAACCCTACATGGGAACAGCAGGCAATCGGACGTGCCTACCGCATTgggcaaaagaagaaagtcTTTGTATACCGAATGGTCGCTGCTGGAACGGTCGAGGAGAAGATCTATAATAAGACGATCTTTAAGAGCCAGCTTGCTAGCCGTCTTCTTGACGATGAGCATGTTGCTCGTATGGGTTCCAAAGCGCTAGAACGATATCTGGTTCCCTGGCAAGCGAGCGTCCATAAAGGCGGAATTGATGAAACTGCATTCGCAACGGATCCCCAGATGATGGGGAGACTGAAGGCTAAGTGTGGCGAGTCAATTTTGAGCGCCAAACTCTGTGTTGATGAAATTGACCCAGAAGACCGATTGACAGCACAAGAGCAGCAATCCGTGGAGGATCAGTTGAAACTGAGACGTCTACATTTTGAATCCTTGGGATCATGA
- a CDS encoding putative mitochondrial chaperone BCS1-B codes for MSDPVDCKALFLKAEEERRQEKTLRDKAEEERKQEQERNRQTTFEESIQHCHDLLSKPLKAANTAQSTTGKIPPPTGKSCPLRLEPWTDCAIRQQEIYNLNVRTVILAGGTWFITRLSLLSCAV; via the exons ATGTCGGATCCGGTTGATTGCAAGGCTTTGTTTCTGAAAGCCGAGGAGGAAAGGAGGCAGGAGAAGACGCTGCGAGATAAagcagaagaggagagaaaacAAGAGCAGGAACGAAATCGCCAGACTACCTTCGAAGAATCTATCCAGCACTGTCATGATCTTCTTTCGAAGCCCTTGAAAGCTGCCAATACCGCCCAGTCTACCACTGGCAAGATTCCACCACCTACTGGCAAGTCCTGCCCACTACGGCTGGAACCCTGGACGGATTGCGCTATCAGGCAACAGGAAATCTACAACTTG AACGTGAGGACAGTGATACTGGCTGGTGGGACTTGGTTCATCACAAG ATTGTCGTTACTTTCATGCGCTGTGTga